The Synergistaceae bacterium genome includes a window with the following:
- a CDS encoding chemotaxis protein CheD, protein MAENTIVLGMADLTVIRAPIKLVTLGLGSCIGLVVYDSTAKIAGMAHIMLPNSRGLAGSEKVGKFADTAVPKIIDDMLRLGALKNRIRAKIAGGAQMFSLPGMSADFLTVGAKNVSETMLKLRSLGIALAAADTGGNKGRTIEFSTSNWMLKVKTLGKGVKEI, encoded by the coding sequence ATGGCAGAAAATACTATCGTTCTGGGCATGGCTGACCTCACAGTCATCCGTGCACCGATAAAACTCGTTACGCTCGGGCTGGGCTCGTGCATCGGGCTCGTGGTCTACGACTCTACGGCAAAAATCGCCGGCATGGCTCACATAATGCTTCCGAACAGCAGGGGGCTCGCAGGCTCAGAGAAAGTCGGGAAGTTCGCAGATACAGCAGTCCCGAAGATAATTGACGACATGCTCAGGCTCGGCGCGCTCAAGAACAGGATACGCGCAAAGATAGCCGGAGGAGCGCAGATGTTCTCCCTGCCGGGAATGTCAGCGGACTTCCTCACGGTCGGCGCAAAGAACGTCAGCGAAACAATGCTGAAGCTCCGCTCGCTCGGTATCGCGCTGGCGGCAGCAGACACAGGCGGGAACAAAGGAAGGACAATAGAGTTTTCTACGAGCAACTGGATGCTGAAGGTCAAGACGCTCGGCAAAGGCGTGAAGGAAATCTAG